The proteins below are encoded in one region of Metabacillus dongyingensis:
- a CDS encoding cold-shock protein — protein MLQGKVKWFNAEKGFGFIEAEGQEDVFVHFSAIQGEGFKSLEEGQEVTFEIVEGARGPQAANVQK, from the coding sequence ATGTTACAAGGTAAAGTTAAATGGTTTAACGCAGAAAAAGGTTTCGGTTTCATCGAAGCAGAAGGTCAAGAAGACGTATTCGTACATTTCTCTGCTATTCAAGGCGAAGGCTTCAAAAGCTTAGAAGAAGGCCAAGAAGTTACTTTCGAAATCGTTGAAGGCGCTCGTGGACCACAAGCTGCTAACGTTCAAAAGTAA
- a CDS encoding hydrolase, producing MEQEKRTYFVDIASGEILEYPVESSPSFKIFANPSELNELKSYYSENSAADFQTFQRAQVPFREYHHDAENKAYDDSMRKIYAMIYMLGDAEARRHIEEHGILKDNHANNPDEVENFK from the coding sequence ATGGAACAAGAAAAACGAACTTATTTTGTCGATATTGCCAGCGGAGAAATCCTTGAATACCCGGTCGAATCCAGTCCAAGCTTTAAAATTTTTGCAAATCCATCCGAACTGAATGAATTGAAGTCGTATTACAGTGAAAACAGTGCTGCGGATTTTCAAACGTTTCAGCGCGCACAGGTTCCGTTTCGCGAATACCATCATGATGCCGAAAATAAAGCTTATGATGATTCAATGAGAAAGATTTATGCCATGATCTACATGCTTGGAGACGCGGAAGCGAGACGCCATATTGAAGAGCACGGCATTTTAAAAGACAATCATGCCAACAATCCTGATGAAGTGGAAAATTTCAAATAA
- the nagA gene encoding N-acetylglucosamine-6-phosphate deacetylase, whose product MPKTYITNAKLYTGEVVYQNGFILIENDKIIEAGDLAEMTEPKPKDKVINLRGSASILPGFIDIHIHGADGADVMDATKEAILTMSRALPKEGTTSYLATTMTADRGEITDALKNAADYIKYENNEGAEVLGIHLEGPFLNPKRAGAQAPGNIIEPSFELFNKWLEEAENYIKLVTLAPERKNGYELARHLTSAGITASIGHSDAVYSEVEKAVESGVKHATHLFNGMRGIHHREPGVAGTVLMMDEVKTEMIVDGIHIAPEMVKFAYKVKGSEGTILITDAMRAKGLGAGKYDLGGQEVTVDADRATLADGTLAGSILTFRDAAVNMMNYSGCSLEEIVKMSSVNPAKQIGVYDRKGSLSIGKDADIVVLDENYEVLMTFCRGKISFTGSVEQ is encoded by the coding sequence ATGCCGAAAACCTATATAACAAACGCAAAATTATATACAGGTGAAGTCGTTTACCAGAACGGTTTTATCCTCATTGAAAACGATAAAATTATTGAAGCTGGGGACTTAGCTGAAATGACTGAACCTAAACCTAAAGATAAGGTGATAAATCTTAGAGGCAGTGCTTCCATTTTGCCGGGTTTTATTGACATTCATATCCACGGTGCAGATGGTGCAGATGTGATGGATGCGACAAAAGAAGCGATTTTAACGATGAGCAGAGCTCTTCCGAAAGAAGGGACAACGAGTTATCTCGCAACAACGATGACTGCAGATCGAGGAGAGATTACGGATGCCCTGAAGAATGCAGCTGATTATATCAAATATGAAAATAATGAAGGAGCAGAAGTGCTTGGTATTCACTTAGAAGGTCCTTTTCTGAATCCAAAGCGTGCAGGTGCCCAGGCTCCAGGCAATATCATTGAACCATCATTCGAACTTTTTAATAAATGGCTGGAAGAAGCAGAAAATTATATTAAGCTGGTCACACTTGCACCAGAACGCAAGAATGGATATGAACTGGCCCGGCATTTAACATCTGCGGGCATAACGGCCTCAATTGGCCATAGTGATGCCGTCTATTCAGAAGTTGAAAAGGCTGTCGAAAGCGGCGTGAAGCATGCCACACATCTGTTCAATGGAATGAGAGGTATTCACCACAGGGAACCAGGTGTAGCAGGTACTGTGCTAATGATGGATGAAGTGAAAACAGAAATGATTGTGGATGGTATTCACATTGCCCCTGAAATGGTGAAGTTTGCTTATAAAGTAAAAGGCAGTGAGGGAACTATATTAATTACAGATGCGATGAGAGCTAAAGGTCTTGGAGCAGGCAAATATGACCTTGGCGGGCAAGAAGTAACGGTTGATGCGGACAGGGCGACGCTTGCTGATGGTACTCTTGCAGGAAGTATTTTGACATTTAGAGACGCTGCAGTGAACATGATGAATTATTCAGGCTGTTCACTAGAAGAGATTGTAAAAATGTCTTCCGTTAATCCTGCTAAACAAATCGGCGTTTATGACCGCAAAGGTAGTCTATCAATCGGAAAAGATGCTGACATCGTCGTACTCGATGAAAATTATGAAGTGCTGATGACGTTTTGCAGAGGCAAAATCTCTTTTACAGGAAGTGTTGAACAATGA
- a CDS encoding zinc ribbon domain-containing protein YjdM, producing MHELPNCPKCQSAYTYEDGSLFVCPECAYEWTADAETESMEDQKVVKDANGNILNDGDSVTVIKDLKVKGSSSVIKIGTKVKSIRLVDGDHDIDCKIDGFGAMQLKSEFVKKV from the coding sequence ATGCACGAATTGCCAAATTGCCCAAAGTGTCAATCCGCTTATACGTATGAAGACGGCAGTCTATTTGTCTGCCCGGAATGTGCTTATGAGTGGACAGCAGATGCGGAAACTGAAAGTATGGAAGATCAAAAGGTTGTTAAAGATGCAAACGGAAATATCTTAAATGATGGTGATTCTGTTACCGTCATCAAAGACCTCAAAGTAAAAGGAAGCTCATCGGTTATAAAAATAGGAACAAAAGTAAAGAGTATCCGTTTAGTGGATGGAGATCATGATATAGACTGCAAAATCGACGGTTTTGGTGCGATGCAGTTAAAATCTGAATTTGTTAAAAAGGTTTAA
- a CDS encoding RAxF-45 family protein, translated as MMSLKVSHGKELSYLYLCRAIFHAIVINGIRMPFFTNCIGTIKR; from the coding sequence ATGATGAGTTTGAAAGTGTCGCACGGTAAAGAGTTGTCATACCTTTATTTATGTCGTGCAATTTTTCATGCAATTGTGATCAACGGGATACGTATGCCCTTTTTTACTAATTGCATAGGCACAATCAAACGTTAA
- the murQ gene encoding N-acetylmuramic acid 6-phosphate etherase, producing the protein MVRKPTEERNERTSLIDEMDSLQIVEMMHKEDSAITAAVNEALPQIAKAVDAVVKRWNKGGRVFVIGAGTSGRVGMLDAVELGPTFSVETGRWTAIVSGGNEAMWQPLEETEDDESVIRNELQSYQLNTSDCVIGLTASGSTPFVKSGLSYAKEVGGCTISISNNKHTDVSKISDVSVELSTGPEVIRGSTRLKAGTAQKIALNMISTAVMIRLGKVYQNEMVDMKLINLKLKKRAENILMDLTGINAEAAESAMHQTHYNLKEAIFMTVTQSSHEQAAVSIERAEGKLKQAIQYFFDKDKK; encoded by the coding sequence ATGGTGCGTAAACCAACCGAAGAGAGAAATGAGAGAACTTCGCTTATTGATGAAATGGATTCCCTTCAGATTGTGGAAATGATGCACAAAGAAGATTCAGCAATAACGGCGGCAGTAAATGAAGCATTGCCGCAAATTGCAAAAGCTGTTGATGCGGTCGTGAAGCGATGGAATAAGGGAGGAAGAGTCTTTGTAATTGGTGCGGGAACAAGCGGCAGAGTCGGAATGCTTGATGCAGTGGAGCTTGGCCCAACCTTTTCAGTAGAAACCGGCAGATGGACTGCCATTGTATCTGGCGGAAATGAAGCGATGTGGCAGCCGCTTGAAGAGACTGAAGATGATGAAAGCGTTATTCGCAATGAGCTTCAATCCTATCAGTTAAACACATCTGATTGTGTAATTGGACTTACGGCCAGCGGTTCCACACCGTTTGTTAAAAGCGGTCTGTCTTATGCAAAAGAAGTTGGAGGATGCACAATTTCCATCAGCAACAATAAACATACTGACGTTTCCAAAATAAGTGATGTCTCAGTTGAATTGTCAACTGGTCCTGAAGTCATTAGAGGTTCCACAAGGCTGAAAGCGGGCACAGCCCAGAAAATAGCGCTTAATATGATATCTACTGCCGTGATGATCCGGCTCGGAAAAGTGTATCAAAATGAAATGGTGGATATGAAACTCATTAATTTGAAGCTGAAAAAGCGGGCTGAAAATATATTAATGGATTTGACCGGAATTAATGCTGAGGCAGCTGAATCTGCCATGCATCAAACACATTACAATTTAAAAGAAGCGATCTTTATGACTGTAACTCAATCTTCACATGAACAAGCTGCAGTTTCTATAGAACGGGCTGAAGGGAAACTGAAACAGGCGATACAGTATTTTTTCGATAAAGATAAAAAGTAG
- a CDS encoding alpha/beta hydrolase, whose translation MQNILYYRTLRNHEQKPWVTFIHGAGGSSAIWYKQIREFKIHFNILLIDLRGHGKSQKGMWKKGDDFTEIAQEVIDVHDHLNISSSHFAGISLGTIVIQSAARLRPALISSMLLGGAITKLNAFTRFLLILGSLGKRILPYMWLYAFFAWIIMPYSNHKEARSMFISQAQTMCQNEFIQWFSLTRFVNPYLKELQKDFHEIPTLFVMGDEDHLFLSAVKEIAASHKEVKVIYIENSGHVCNIDQPEQFNAVAIQFIKEKNSLKFVI comes from the coding sequence GTGCAGAACATTTTATATTACCGGACACTTCGGAATCATGAGCAGAAGCCGTGGGTCACGTTTATCCACGGAGCCGGCGGGAGTTCTGCGATATGGTACAAACAAATACGCGAATTTAAAATTCATTTTAATATTTTGCTGATCGATCTGAGAGGTCATGGCAAATCACAAAAAGGAATGTGGAAAAAAGGGGATGATTTCACTGAGATTGCTCAGGAAGTCATTGATGTTCACGATCACCTCAATATCAGCTCTTCCCATTTTGCAGGTATTTCTCTTGGAACGATTGTTATCCAGTCAGCTGCGAGGCTTAGGCCTGCTCTGATTTCTTCTATGCTATTAGGAGGAGCCATCACTAAGCTGAATGCTTTTACCCGTTTTTTGCTCATTCTCGGCAGCCTGGGGAAACGGATATTGCCGTACATGTGGCTGTATGCTTTCTTTGCCTGGATCATCATGCCTTACTCCAATCATAAAGAAGCACGGTCAATGTTTATCTCTCAAGCACAGACAATGTGCCAGAATGAATTTATTCAGTGGTTCTCACTGACACGATTTGTGAATCCATATTTAAAGGAGCTTCAGAAGGATTTCCACGAGATTCCGACACTCTTTGTGATGGGTGATGAAGACCACTTATTTTTGTCTGCCGTTAAGGAAATTGCAGCTTCACATAAAGAAGTCAAAGTTATTTACATAGAAAATTCAGGCCACGTTTGCAATATCGACCAGCCTGAGCAATTTAATGCAGTCGCAATACAGTTTATAAAGGAAAAAAATTCATTAAAGTTTGTTATATAA
- the abc-f gene encoding ribosomal protection-like ABC-F family protein: MTICSVHQLAKSYGSQLIFENLSFEINENEKIGFVGRNGTGKTTLFKCLSGIEHPDAGTISIRKGMKVGYLAQIPLFPAGTTVEEVLRQAFAELNLLSNELAQLEMEMSETEDPDKLEKTIARYGICQETYENQGGYEMDAKISAVANGLQLQPLLKSDFDKISGGEKTKVSLGLMLLQAPQILLLDEPTNHLDIAAVEWLEGFLKEYKGTVVVISHDRAFLDEVAAKIIDLEDGEVTVYHHNYSGFISEKQKRLMAEFQAYQDQQKKVKKMREAIKRLREWANQANPPNEGLHKRARNMERALERMEKLKKPILNHRKMDLHFEGSDRSGKKVLTFEKVTKTFGRRLVFENVSMQLSYKDRAAIVGENGSGKSTLLKLVMGEHEPDDAGVRIGSSVKIGYLSQQLILTDAEVSIIDYFREDLSVSEDDARHILAKFLFYGSAVFKKMKNTSGGERMRIQLAKLMQKDLNFLILDEPTNHLDIDSREVLEEAIEHFDGTILAVSHDRYFLNKLFTKTFWIYEKRLHSFDGNYSWAREKMKGHLAEKEVPSREVPKLAVKKSNDVLQAPGSAEIERQIEQHENELFRLEEQMLSLTDLAQLMELNRLKEEKEKQIEWLYEQLEAIS, encoded by the coding sequence ATGACAATATGTTCAGTTCACCAATTAGCAAAATCATATGGAAGCCAGCTTATTTTTGAAAATTTATCCTTTGAAATAAATGAAAATGAAAAAATCGGATTTGTAGGACGAAACGGGACGGGAAAAACGACATTGTTTAAATGTCTGTCAGGAATCGAGCACCCTGACGCAGGAACGATTTCAATCAGAAAAGGGATGAAGGTCGGATATCTCGCCCAAATTCCGTTGTTCCCCGCCGGAACAACGGTTGAGGAGGTTCTGAGACAAGCTTTTGCCGAGTTAAATCTTTTATCGAACGAGCTTGCACAGCTTGAAATGGAGATGTCTGAAACAGAGGATCCTGATAAATTGGAAAAAACAATTGCACGATATGGCATTTGCCAGGAAACATATGAAAATCAGGGCGGATATGAGATGGATGCCAAAATCAGCGCCGTTGCAAACGGGCTTCAGCTGCAGCCCCTTCTGAAATCGGATTTTGACAAAATCAGCGGCGGAGAGAAAACAAAGGTGTCCCTTGGTCTGATGCTGCTTCAGGCACCCCAGATCCTTTTACTTGATGAGCCGACTAATCATCTTGATATAGCTGCTGTAGAGTGGCTTGAAGGCTTTTTAAAAGAATATAAAGGGACGGTTGTTGTCATTTCCCATGACCGGGCCTTTTTAGATGAAGTGGCTGCAAAAATCATCGACCTAGAAGATGGGGAGGTCACAGTATACCATCACAATTATTCAGGCTTCATTTCGGAAAAACAAAAGAGGCTGATGGCTGAATTTCAGGCTTATCAGGATCAGCAAAAGAAAGTGAAGAAAATGAGAGAAGCCATTAAAAGACTGAGAGAATGGGCTAATCAGGCAAATCCTCCAAATGAGGGACTGCACAAACGTGCACGGAATATGGAGCGTGCACTTGAGCGGATGGAGAAATTAAAAAAGCCTATTTTGAATCACAGGAAAATGGATCTCCATTTTGAAGGGTCTGACCGAAGCGGCAAAAAAGTCCTGACCTTTGAAAAAGTAACAAAAACCTTTGGAAGAAGACTGGTGTTTGAAAATGTCAGCATGCAGCTTTCCTATAAGGACAGGGCGGCAATAGTCGGAGAAAACGGTTCAGGCAAGTCAACGCTGCTGAAACTGGTCATGGGAGAGCATGAGCCTGATGATGCAGGTGTGCGGATTGGCAGCAGCGTGAAAATAGGCTACCTCTCCCAGCAGCTTATTCTCACAGATGCAGAAGTTTCGATCATCGATTATTTCAGGGAAGATTTGTCTGTCTCAGAGGACGATGCACGCCATATATTAGCAAAATTTTTATTTTACGGGTCTGCTGTCTTTAAAAAAATGAAAAACACAAGCGGGGGAGAAAGAATGAGAATCCAGCTGGCTAAGCTGATGCAGAAGGATCTTAATTTTCTCATTCTGGATGAACCGACCAATCATTTGGACATTGATTCAAGGGAAGTGCTTGAGGAAGCAATTGAACATTTTGACGGTACCATCCTCGCTGTTTCCCATGACAGGTATTTTCTGAACAAACTTTTCACAAAAACGTTTTGGATTTATGAAAAACGGCTTCATTCATTTGATGGTAACTACTCCTGGGCACGGGAAAAGATGAAGGGGCACTTGGCTGAAAAAGAGGTACCTTCAAGGGAAGTTCCAAAGCTTGCGGTGAAAAAATCAAACGATGTTTTACAGGCTCCAGGATCAGCAGAAATTGAAAGACAGATCGAACAGCATGAAAACGAATTATTCCGGCTTGAAGAACAGATGCTTTCGCTGACTGATCTTGCGCAGCTGATGGAGCTGAACAGACTGAAGGAAGAAAAAGAAAAGCAGATTGAATGGTTATATGAACAGCTTGAAGCGATCAGCTGA
- a CDS encoding GntR family transcriptional regulator, whose protein sequence is MIQKNSPLPIYYQLEEGIKEAIQQQELIPGEMIPSEREYAEKYGISRMTVRQALSNLVNDGYLYRQRGKGTFVAHQKIEQPLQGLTSFSEDMRSRGLEPSTRVISFTEVEASHDLAAKLEVEAGALLFELKRVRLADQLPMAYEMLYISKELAQGLTKEIAVNSIYDYVENKLGLKIQHGRQVLEASIARKTEAEMLEVAEGAPVLLIERRTTLDTNKPFELVRSVYRADRYKFTIDMERL, encoded by the coding sequence ATGATTCAAAAGAATTCTCCGCTCCCAATTTATTATCAGCTTGAAGAAGGAATAAAAGAAGCCATTCAACAACAAGAATTAATACCTGGTGAAATGATTCCTTCAGAAAGAGAATACGCTGAAAAGTATGGAATAAGCAGGATGACGGTGAGACAGGCTCTTTCGAATCTGGTGAATGACGGCTATTTATACCGGCAGCGTGGAAAAGGGACCTTCGTTGCCCATCAAAAAATTGAGCAGCCTCTTCAGGGCTTAACAAGCTTTTCAGAAGATATGCGTTCGAGAGGACTTGAACCGAGCACTCGCGTCATCAGTTTTACTGAAGTTGAAGCCAGTCATGATCTTGCTGCCAAGCTTGAGGTTGAAGCAGGGGCTCTACTCTTTGAATTGAAACGTGTGAGGCTTGCTGATCAGCTTCCAATGGCGTATGAAATGCTATATATATCAAAAGAGCTTGCACAAGGACTAACGAAGGAAATAGCAGTGAACTCCATTTATGATTATGTAGAAAATAAGCTTGGATTAAAGATACAGCATGGAAGACAAGTGCTGGAAGCCTCCATTGCCAGAAAAACGGAGGCTGAGATGCTTGAAGTTGCTGAAGGCGCACCAGTACTGCTGATTGAACGGAGAACCACGCTTGATACAAACAAACCGTTTGAGCTCGTCAGGTCCGTCTATCGCGCAGATCGCTATAAATTCACAATTGATATGGAGCGATTATAA
- the nagB gene encoding glucosamine-6-phosphate deaminase translates to MKLIEAKDYHEMSMLAAGVILAQIKSKPDSVLGLATGGTVLGTYQQLILDHQQNKTAYQHIKTFNLDEYAGLSKQDENSYHAYMKKHFFDEVNIPSSQTFLPNGEAHDMEAECKNYDRKIEEFGGIDLQLLGIGQNGHIGFNEPGSSFESNTHLVALEQSTRQANARYFDSIEDVPTHAVTMGIATIMKSKKVLLLASGLQKSSILYDLFHSDVTSSIPATILRNHPDTIIIADQEALSKLHQDERKMFAK, encoded by the coding sequence ATGAAGCTAATTGAAGCAAAAGATTATCACGAAATGAGTATGCTCGCAGCAGGGGTTATATTGGCTCAAATCAAGTCAAAACCTGATTCTGTGCTTGGTTTGGCAACTGGCGGGACTGTACTTGGCACCTATCAGCAGCTGATTTTAGATCATCAGCAAAACAAAACAGCCTATCAGCATATTAAAACGTTCAATCTTGATGAATATGCAGGCTTATCAAAACAAGATGAAAACAGCTATCATGCATATATGAAGAAACACTTTTTTGATGAGGTCAATATTCCTTCTTCTCAAACCTTTCTTCCAAACGGGGAAGCACATGATATGGAAGCGGAATGTAAGAATTATGATCGAAAAATTGAGGAATTTGGCGGAATCGATCTTCAGCTTCTTGGCATCGGTCAAAATGGGCACATTGGATTTAACGAACCGGGAAGTTCTTTTGAATCGAATACTCATTTGGTTGCTTTGGAACAGTCAACCCGCCAGGCAAATGCCCGCTACTTTGATTCAATTGAAGATGTACCAACTCATGCAGTAACAATGGGGATCGCTACAATTATGAAAAGCAAAAAAGTGCTGCTTCTCGCTTCAGGATTGCAAAAATCATCTATTTTATATGATCTGTTTCATTCAGATGTTACAAGCTCCATACCGGCAACGATTTTAAGAAATCATCCGGATACAATCATCATTGCTGATCAAGAAGCATTGTCAAAATTGCATCAAGATGAAAGGAAGATGTTTGCCAAATGA
- the nagE gene encoding N-acetylglucosamine-specific PTS transporter subunit IIBC, giving the protein MMKYLQKIGRSLMLPVAVLPAAAILMGIGYWIDPAGWGAGNPIAAFLIKAGSSIIDNMAILFAVGVALGMSKEKDGSAAMSGLVAYLVITTLLSTDSVAMLQGVDPENVNAAFAKIGNQFVGILSGIVASIMYNRFSHVQLPAALSFFSGKRLVPIMTAVSMLLVSVVLFFAWPVIFTGLVAFGTWISKLGFIGAGLYGFFNRILIPTGLHHALNSVFWFDVAGINDIGNFWAGTGTKGITGMYQAGFFPIMMFGLPAAALAMYHTAKTKRKKQTASLMLAAGFASFFTGVTEPLEFAFMFLAPALYVVHAALTGLSLAVAAFFHWTAGFGFSAGFVDFVLSSRLPLANQPYMLLLQGLVVAVIYYVLFRFLITKFNLATPGREEDTDEGTVSSDSSHIEGSKFAVMAAKIYDGLGGDANVTSVDNCVTRLRIEVKDMNAVDQKKIKDTGVPGINIVGKNSIQVIVGTQVQFVADEMEKIRK; this is encoded by the coding sequence ATGATGAAATATCTACAGAAAATCGGCCGTTCATTGATGCTGCCTGTAGCAGTATTGCCGGCTGCGGCGATTCTGATGGGAATCGGTTATTGGATCGATCCTGCAGGCTGGGGAGCAGGGAATCCGATCGCAGCATTTTTAATAAAAGCCGGATCTTCTATTATTGACAATATGGCGATTCTTTTTGCAGTTGGAGTAGCACTTGGAATGTCAAAAGAAAAAGATGGTTCTGCCGCTATGAGTGGTTTGGTGGCTTACTTGGTTATCACAACGCTGCTTTCAACAGACTCAGTAGCGATGCTTCAAGGGGTTGACCCGGAAAATGTCAACGCTGCTTTTGCTAAAATCGGAAATCAATTTGTTGGGATTCTTTCAGGTATCGTAGCATCCATTATGTACAACCGTTTTAGTCATGTACAATTGCCGGCTGCATTATCTTTCTTTAGTGGAAAACGTTTAGTTCCTATCATGACAGCTGTTTCTATGTTGCTGGTTTCAGTAGTATTGTTCTTCGCATGGCCTGTAATCTTTACTGGATTAGTTGCTTTTGGAACATGGATCAGTAAATTAGGATTTATTGGTGCAGGATTATATGGTTTCTTCAATAGAATTTTAATTCCTACTGGGCTGCATCATGCTTTAAACTCAGTGTTCTGGTTTGATGTCGCTGGAATTAATGACATTGGTAATTTCTGGGCAGGAACTGGAACTAAGGGAATTACAGGAATGTATCAAGCTGGGTTCTTCCCAATTATGATGTTTGGTTTACCAGCCGCAGCGTTAGCAATGTATCATACTGCAAAAACGAAAAGAAAAAAACAGACGGCATCGTTGATGTTAGCTGCAGGTTTTGCTTCATTCTTTACTGGGGTAACAGAACCGCTTGAATTTGCATTCATGTTTTTAGCTCCGGCACTTTATGTTGTCCATGCAGCCTTAACAGGTCTTTCATTAGCTGTTGCAGCATTTTTCCATTGGACAGCAGGATTTGGTTTTAGTGCAGGATTTGTTGACTTTGTATTAAGTTCAAGATTACCGTTAGCTAATCAGCCTTATATGTTGCTTCTGCAAGGACTTGTGGTAGCGGTCATTTATTATGTATTATTCAGATTCTTAATTACAAAATTCAATTTGGCAACGCCTGGAAGAGAAGAAGATACAGATGAAGGTACAGTAAGCAGTGATTCATCTCACATAGAAGGCTCTAAGTTTGCAGTAATGGCTGCCAAGATCTATGATGGCCTGGGCGGAGACGCAAATGTAACGTCTGTAGACAACTGCGTGACTCGCTTAAGAATTGAAGTGAAAGATATGAATGCAGTAGATCAGAAAAAGATTAAAGATACGGGTGTACCGGGAATTAATATTGTCGGAAAAAACAGCATTCAGGTAATCGTGGGTACACAAGTACAGTTTGTAGCTGATGAAATGGAAAAAATAAGAAAATAA
- a CDS encoding FAD-dependent oxidoreductase — protein MKNQNSKLPKFPEPYWRDSAELPSFPKLSKHVNVDVAIVGGGITGITSAYLLSKEGLSVALVDSDVVLNGTTGHTTAKITVQHDIIYDELIQHFGADGAKHYYEANKSGLEFIRKMVDDKKIDCGFSDEDAILYAVSDDSLKKLQKEKEAYDTLGIPYEYTDTIPIDIEIQGALIVKNQAQFHPLKYLHTLLQEMSQTGVQIFENTAIIDIKGTEDEPKLITNEGFEITCQHVIAASHFPFYDGNGFYFARMYAERSYVLSAMTDKPYPGGMYLSVDEPKRSLRSAANGGEELVIIGGEGHKTGQVNDTHKLYENLESFGEKVFGLNDITHRWSAQDLYTLDKVPYIGNLTSNKKNIYTATGFHKWGMTNGTFAAILLRDLIVKKESRYLDLFTPSRFQSDPSVKEFLKQNADVAKHLISGKLKRPSKKPEDLKVNEGCAVMFQGKKAGAYKDEHGVLHLVDMTCTHLGCEVGWNSGDRTWDCPCHGSRFSYSGEVIEGPADKPLKVLDAESE, from the coding sequence TTGAAGAATCAGAATTCAAAGCTGCCTAAATTTCCAGAGCCTTACTGGAGAGATTCTGCCGAGCTGCCATCTTTTCCGAAGCTCTCAAAACATGTGAATGTAGATGTGGCGATTGTTGGCGGAGGAATCACCGGGATTACTTCTGCCTATTTACTTTCAAAAGAGGGACTTTCAGTAGCATTAGTCGATTCAGACGTAGTGTTAAACGGGACAACCGGCCATACCACTGCAAAAATAACCGTGCAGCATGATATTATTTATGATGAGCTTATTCAGCACTTTGGCGCTGATGGAGCAAAACATTATTACGAAGCAAATAAAAGCGGTCTCGAATTTATTCGCAAAATGGTTGATGATAAGAAGATTGACTGCGGGTTCTCTGATGAAGACGCAATTCTTTATGCCGTTTCAGATGACTCACTAAAAAAACTGCAAAAAGAAAAAGAAGCCTATGATACTCTTGGCATTCCATATGAATATACAGATACCATTCCGATTGATATCGAGATCCAGGGTGCGCTGATCGTAAAAAATCAAGCCCAATTCCATCCTTTGAAATACTTACATACCCTGCTTCAGGAAATGTCACAGACTGGTGTTCAAATTTTTGAAAATACAGCGATTATCGATATAAAAGGAACAGAAGATGAACCGAAGCTGATTACGAATGAAGGATTTGAAATCACCTGTCAGCATGTCATTGCAGCATCGCATTTTCCTTTTTATGATGGGAATGGATTTTACTTTGCAAGAATGTATGCAGAGCGCTCGTATGTACTAAGTGCTATGACCGATAAGCCCTATCCAGGTGGAATGTATTTAAGTGTGGACGAACCAAAACGCTCGCTTCGTTCTGCAGCAAACGGCGGAGAGGAGCTTGTCATTATCGGAGGAGAGGGCCATAAAACAGGTCAGGTAAACGATACGCATAAGCTTTATGAAAACCTTGAATCATTCGGAGAAAAAGTTTTCGGCTTAAATGACATCACACATAGATGGTCGGCACAGGATTTATATACTCTTGATAAGGTGCCGTACATCGGAAATCTTACTTCAAACAAAAAAAACATCTATACTGCAACAGGCTTTCATAAATGGGGCATGACAAACGGAACCTTTGCTGCCATTCTGCTGAGGGACTTGATCGTGAAAAAAGAATCCCGCTACCTTGATCTTTTTACACCATCCCGCTTCCAATCCGATCCGAGTGTAAAAGAGTTTCTGAAACAAAATGCGGACGTAGCCAAGCATTTAATCTCAGGCAAGCTCAAACGTCCATCCAAAAAACCTGAAGATCTTAAAGTAAATGAAGGCTGCGCGGTCATGTTTCAGGGTAAAAAAGCCGGCGCTTATAAAGATGAACATGGCGTACTCCATCTCGTTGATATGACATGCACTCATTTAGGCTGCGAAGTAGGATGGAACAGCGGCGACCGTACGTGGGACTGCCCATGCCATGGATCCAGGTTTTCTTACAGCGGAGAGGTGATCGAGGGACCTGCAGATAAGCCTCTGAAAGTACTGGATGCTGAATCTGAATAG